In Centroberyx gerrardi isolate f3 chromosome 7, fCenGer3.hap1.cur.20231027, whole genome shotgun sequence, the sequence taGAAATAACCATAGCTACTGACAGACACTGTATTCGTTGTTTATTTGTGTCAGTGGTGGCCACCATGAGGGACCTGGGGAGACGGGAGCCCTTGGAGAAAGCAGCCGGCGACTCCCTGAACAAAACCCTGGAGATCAAACAGCTGGATGCCTGCTGTGAGGACTCCATCAGAGAGTGCGTCAACAGCCTGCCAGACAGACGGGTCGACGTACTCGGTCAGGCTCCGCTCTTTCACAAACACCCTTCGCCAAGTTAGCGCTCTCCATAAGCATGTAACGACATAgcatcttccctccctcttaGTGAACAATGCGGGTGTGGGCATGATTGGGCCGCTGGAGTGCCAGAGTATAGCCGCCATGCAGGAGCTCTTTGACATTAACTTCTTTGGCCTGGCACGGCTGGTGAAGGAGCTGCTGCCGGACATGAAGCGGCGGCAGAGCGGCCATATCGTGGTGATGAGCAGCGTCATGGGCATACAGGGTGTGTCTGTTAAAATGCTGCTGAAGTTAAGTTTAGTTAGCGGAGAAATAATTGCGAATTTAGAGGTTGCTTTCCGTGTTAATTTTGAAATTctaacaggttttttttttttccgcattTTTATACAGGGCTTCTGTTCAACGATGCCTACTCTGCCTCCAAATTCGCTGTGGAAGGATTTTGTGAAAGTCTGGCAGTGCAAGCAATGAAGTTTAACATCAAGTGACTACATGTCTTGAAAAATACATCTTAACTTTTTGCATGAGTCAAAACATCTTCATGCAGCCACCACACAAGTGCTCCTGATCAAACTCAAACCTGACTAATCGGCCTGTAACTGTAAAAAATTCACAAATCAATGGTCCAATATGTTTCTCTTTTATATCTCTCTCTTGAGGATGACTCTAGTGGAACCTGGCCCTGTGGTGACAGAGTTTGAAAGGAAAGTTTATGAAGATGCGGAGAAGATGGACCTATCAGGGACGGATGAGGAGACCGCCAGAATCTTCCGAGAGATTTATCTGCCGTACTCCAGGAAGGTCTTCACCTCATTAGGCCAGACACCGGAGGAAGTGGCCGAGGCAATTACGCTCTCATTTATTTGAGTTTTTTAAAGAGTTTGAAATATTGAGTAAAGTAAAAAATGAACAGCGAGGAAACAACGTCCGGAGTTTAAAGATTATTCTCATTTCATTATACAGCAAACCCTGAAAGTGATCGCAGCTAAGGAGCCTCCTCTCCGCCACCAGACCAATCGCCTGTACATGCCCATGACCGCACTGAAACATGCAGATCCGACCGGTCGCCTGCCTCTGGACACTTTCTACAAGATGATCTTCAAACATGAGGGCGTGTTCAATGCTACTCTTGGGGTGCTGCGCATGCTGCAGAGGAGGGTGGGAAAGGCTTAAagatttgattgacaggttatGCAGACTGTAAACCTTCAGTCCACTTGGGTTTGGACAGAGGAGAAGGCACAACAGCCAGTGAGTGACTCTGGTGGCTAGAACTCTATAGTTCACACTGAACATGCATTTAGTCACTTATTGGCATCAAACATGAGATTTAAATAATTTAGAAGGACCATGGGATGCTAGTGACATACATTAACTATAAAAACTATAAAACCAAAACATTATTCCTCATGTACTGTAAAAATGCACATTATATTTATGCACTGTTTCTTGAATGTGCAATCAGTTTTTCTATCGCTGCACAGAAAGAAGGGGATTTCTGAGTGCCTGAGAATGAAGGAGCATCAGTCAGACTAAGTGAAAACATTGTCCACAGATCTGTCAGCTGTTTCTTGCCTTCTCTAAAGTCAAAACATGCTGCATTGAACAAAACAGTGTTCAATATACTCATTAGTATCTCCGTATAGAAGGTCTGTAGTAAACGCTGCATCTTCTAatgacagaaatgtaaaatatagcactgttccattttgttttacctGTAAGTATTATATGAATTATAGAATATATGAATTATGCGCTTCATTTGAAGGAAAGCAATAGtaagacaataaaaaacaatccaaaataaaaaatgtagttAATTATTCTTTAATAATTCCAACAAATAATATTTGGTGTAATCAAAGTACAATAATAGTAtagtaagtagtagtagcagtagtgctGTATTTGATTCATccttttgacaaaaaaaaacaggtattTACATCATTTGACACATTACTGTGTGGGTTTTATCTTCATTGCAATGGCTTTCAGTGAATATTCATATCCTTTCCAAGACACCCAGTTGATGCCAATCCCATAGGTTGAGCTGCCCCATAAGTACAGACCATTGGGGTTGACACTATGGCATTCTCCATACCACCATCCTCCCAGGTAGGTTTTAGCACAGTGTGAAGCATGAGTGTCCTGGTCTTTGTCAAATGTAGAGAATTTTTTACCGTTATGTTCACTCATTGAATTgcctgaaaagaaaatgaaagaattgGCCTAGTTCCTGGCACTTTGATTTTACATGATTGTTCTatgtcacaggaatattgtaatgGTACTAAGATGCTGCTGCTTTTGGTGATAGCCTACAGTAATTGAACCTACCGTTGCACTTTTTGTAAACTCTTCTTAATAAGATTgttagctaaatgcctaaaatctaAATGTAATGAATGGGTTGGAATTTGCAGTCACATTGACCGATACAGACTTATTACGTCAACAAATGGAGAATAAATAGGCGCTCCAACCCTTAAAGACTCACCTGCTCCTCCGTCTTTGAAGCCACTAAAACTAAGCGTGTAGCCCTCCTGCTCAGGACcgacagagaaggaggagtactgAACGTAGGCCTTTGCCCCCTCAAAGTCCTCCATTTCCACCTTCAGCACATAGCTCTTCCTTTGAGTGAGGAGGTGAATATTCTCCAGACCTTAGACAGAACAGGAAACATGAAATACACACAAGGGAAGACTAAagactaactaactaatgatAATTTCAAGTTTATTACATGAATCATGTGTTTAAATGTTCTGCCTTGCTGACAGTGCTGTGAGGCAAAAACTCTCATTATTTATGTCGCCTAGCTATAACATGCTTCTCACCAGTGGTAACAAATGTCCAGTAGGATccatgaaaaaacaacaacactaaaaTCCTAATTGCTAATCTGTAACTACTCCAAAATGCATCTGAATGAATGGTCTTACCCAACCAGTATTCTCCAGATGCTTGTCCAAAACCAGTCCTGTACTGGTCCCATCCGCGGTAAAAGTTGATGTTGCCGTCCTTTCTTCTCTGAATGACCTTGGGATGGAATGGGTTATTATTTGCATACTGTAGATGAGGATTTGTCTGTTCCCCTAACCTAATCTGATCTCTCAATactagatagagatagagatcgTTCTTCCAATCAGCCACCTTTAAAGAAATAGTAATTACCAAATGTTGATTTCCATCTTAGCTTcctcccaaactattgaagttaatggggccagctttttacagctccaaaaaccCATAACTAATGTGTGTTTGGCTGTCCTGAACCTCAATGTAGTTTTCAACTGACATGTGGATGAATAGACTGAATTTTCAAAGTACAAAAACACACCATATATAATGAGATATGCTGCAGGggaaaatgtaggctacaccACATTCAGCGTCAGTGGCAGTGAGTTGAATTGAAGTTGCTGGTCAATTAAAACAATGACAATATTTATAATAACTATAGCCATATGTACCGTCCATTTACCACCGTCAGGTTCATCCACACAACCCATGTCACAGTAGACCTGGACCGGGGAAACTGGTCCTGCTGGATAGATGCTGTACACTCCACTTTGACCAAAGCCTCTGTGGTACAGATCATTACAGTCAACTGGTAGAAAGACCGGGGAGCTGACTGCCACTGGGGTCAGCAGGAGTAAGACAAAAAACTCCTGTAATCAAAATATAAAACTTACTGTGAGCttctgaaatatatatatatgtatagataTGCtttaattttcctttaattacaaaaaacatttagcACAAATCACAGAAAACTCACCATCATTGCCCTCATTAAGTAGAATGACTTTGAAAAACAAGATGTCCCGTACAGAGATCTCAACCCTTCCTCATTCAGAGAGTGATGTGTGACTGGAATGAAGTGTATTTTAACCTCAGTATCTTTTGGAGCTCATGTTTCCTACCATAAAGCCATATATCAGTACCCATAGGACTGTTTTATTGGGTAGGCCTAAACCAGACAGAAAATCATTGGCAACCACTTATCAGTGGCCTGATGAAATGTGGGTCAACACCTTGTTTTTGTAAAGGCTTGCTTCACATTCTGTGAGATTTGGAAGTAGTAATATATTAATAGCAAATAATGAGTAGAAATGTTTATTGTAACAAATTGACAGTTTCATGTGTCAGTtttcgtaaaaaaaaaaaaaaaaaaaaaaagatctttacCATTTGATAATACTGACACCTACTCGGAAAAAAGTATAGCTGGCAAAAAATCTCACTATGGAAAATGATCAAATCTACTAGCAAACTGAAGACCATAGCTTATAAAACATctccacactctctctgttttagTACTGTGCTGAAAAGAGTAAAATTTTAGACTGGAAGAATTTGTATTTTTGAACTGTTGAGTAATCAACTTCAGGTAACTTCTTTTTAATGACTGAACTTTCatgaattggattttttttatttattttattttcatgaaaatgAGTCTGACCTAAATAAGAatcaagttgaaaaaataacCCATAAAACACCAGGACACAAAAATGTAGTTCCCTACAGTTTTTATTATAAGTAACTTATTTTACAACTTTTGACTGTAGAAAGAAAAATTGTGGAAAGGTTTTATGTACAATGATTTTAAACTACTTTTAAACAAGTATagaaattaataataatgatagaaaATATCTATGACTGTTCTAATAATACAAGACCAATAAAATATCAGTCACATCCTCAGCTTCAAATAATGCTAAAAGgaagtacattttatttttgtcctttttaGTACATAACAATCATTTTAGAAACATAAGACTTCTCAAACAAATCGATCTACCCAGGACAAACATATTTACAGGCAGAAGTTGGGAGTTTGAAATGTACAAAAACACTTAGTAGTGTGACctgggagagaaatgaaaagacCAGATgggaaattaaagaaaaaacaaaacaaaaaacaaatccgTTTTCCTTGTAAATGACCTCTGAACTGGAATCTGAACAACAAACTGACAAGTTTCCCAGGTCTGACAGAACAGTAACTGATTCTATAGTGAGCAGGTTTAACCAATGAAAGACATACTGAGTCTATGACACAACTAAGGGCAGGGGGATGTTAAGTCACCACAAGGGCAGTAGCTAGGAGTGACGGCCTGTTCGTTTCTGTTCATGacgccacacacatacagcaagGTACAAATGCAAAGGTTACTTGCTCAAAATTCTACTATTATCAAATGATTTTCTAGTGAAATGTCCACAGTATGTTAAGGAGAGGATGACCCCCTATCCTACAGTCTCAGAtcacatgggggggggggggggggaggagctGGTCAGAAAACACAGGAGGGTTAGCTGGATCACTGGGAGTGTCATCCCAGAGTATTGTAAAAAGTTAAAGGGCGCAGCACTACATAGTAGTGTTCTCTCCTTCAATGTCTTCTAACAAGTCATCTTAGGATGCCAACTCCATGGCTCCGAGGCTGGAAGCTACTATAGATGCAGGGGGAACCGCCCGCTGCATGCCATATAACACCTCCCTGAGGAGTGACAGGGCATAAGCAGTCACAGCCCAGCAGCCACACCCTCACTCTGACCACTACCGCACCACAGACGCTACCAGGGATGAGCCTGAGGCGAGAGAACCTACGACACCTCAACTACCATAGATCCTTCAGGAATGTTTCCCCTTTAGTCCACTCATGGACATGACCAGGGCTCAAAGAATGAAACTGCTATCAGTCTGTCTTCTGGTCACGCTCTATAATCTGAGGTGGATGCTGCTGAAACGGGAGCTGAGAGGGTTGTCAGccaacagtacagtacagcgcCAGGCCACCCAAGACAGGCAACATGCAGGAATGTTTCGCAGGAGGGGAGTGATATAAAATAGCAGCCGATAAACATAGCTTAGCACATCGAggtgatgttaaaaaaaaaacaacgtatCCATGGTTTCAACAAATATACAGAGTATAAAACAAatggaacaaacaaaaaaattaaaacaatgacTAAAAAAGGGCAGTGAGAGGCTGATTTTATAGACAAAACAATGCTCTGTTCTAAATAATTCCTTAAAGTGAATGAAAACAAGCTCCAAGACTGAAGTTATCTGGCATTAGAACTGGAGGTAGACTCCTGTAGAGTCAGCGCGACTAAAGAGTGCAGGAGGAGCACTACAGTTGGGAGGGGGGCATGACACCTGAAACTGGGTGTAATCAATCAGTGACTGCTATTTTAACAGATCACTTTCTCTGCTTAATTTTCTGAATGATCACTGGGCAAACTACCATGGATAAAATGCCCCCCACATACTATAAATACCCATAGTTGTTAAATGATGTATCTGACCTTTACCCACTATTGGCCTCTGAGGCTTGCCCCTTGAAGTGCTTCAGAGACACCCATCTACATTCTTATTCATAATACTTCTATggaatgtaatcaattattacaGTTCAATCAAATCAGAATATATCCCTACTGCTGAGCAActgagaatatatatatatatttgccaGAGCCAATTTCTCATTTTTACCAGCTGTTGTTGGCCTAAATAAATATCAGTCAAGAGAGGTGAgacttcctctttctgtctgttaaCCCAGCTGAAGTGCCAATAGTGATGTAAACTGAGAAGAATAAGAATCTAATTTCTTTGTACCATCACGTGCCACACTGGCTAAATAGAAATGTAGGCGCTCCATGTAAAATGTGAGGCAGGGGGGCACATCACGTGAGAGGCcaggacagaaagagggagaaaacaccTGAAAAGGCAGTTCGGagagacataaaaacaataaataaaaataaaggaatTCCCTTCAACATTtaacttttttctcttttctactttttaaatgtttgttaGTTTTCAGGAGAGCATCCCTAAGTCTTTGAAATGAAAGACTTGGTTTTCTTCATAtactttttttaataataaaaaacaagtcCATCTGTGACAGAATAAGTCTTACTTCATTAAATTGTCTGCTCTTTTTCCAGACAACACACATTTCCCTTTACTCTTTTTCTGCAAAAATCACTAGCAGACGGTCCTCTTGATAAAACATAGTCAATCCAAATCCAATGAAAATCTTGGAAACAGGctgacacataaaaacacagacaggccCAGGAGCCAGTCCACATATTCTTTCACCCCAGGTCCCTTTTCAAGCAGAGGCCTTGGGATCTTCATGCAAACACCTGCATCTTGCCGTTGGCCTCTGGGACATGGGGGATTTGGGTCTGGGCGGGGCCAGCAACTGCTGGGCTGGGAGTGGAGTCTGACCAATCAGACACGCAGTGAGGAGAGGGGCTGGACCAGGGCTCGGGCGACTCTGGAGAGGGGGTCAGGTAAGGGTGCTCACTGGGCAGATGGAGGTAATGCTTGGGGGTGGCATCTAGTGCAGAGGAGTAGCTGTGCTGAGAAGGAGGGGTAGGGTAATCCTCCAGgcctgcagtgctgctgcttgCCTGGGAGGGTGGAGCCTGAGCGGGCTGGGCTGCTGGCGTGGCAGCCTGTGGTGGCTGAGCAACAGGCTGGGGCTGAGGAGGCTGCTGAggcacctgctgctgctgctggaagaaGGCCGGTGGGGGCTGTGAGGTCTGGGGTGTAGGTGGGGTGGAGGTGCCCATGCGGGCCATGCTCTGCTGGCTGGTCATGGAGTGGTtgatgagctgctgctgttgttgctgctgctcagcGATGGAGGGCAGCTTGACTGGGCTGATGGTGGGTGTGGAGGTGACGGGTGTGGGCTGCAGCATGGAGTTACGGTACATCTGCTGCTGGTGCATCAGCATGCTCTGCTGCATGGCTGGGCTCTGGGGGTGCATGCCTGCCTGGCTACTCTGCACCAGGTTCACCACCTGCTGACCGCACTGAGAGGAGGGGGCCATCCGGCTGTGCCAGTCAAAGGGCACACTGACAGGACTGACCATGCCCATGTTGAGCCCCATCTGGCCTGAACTGAGCACATAGCCATGGTTGACCGCTGAAGCCATGGAGACGCGTCCCTGCAAGGACATTCCTCCATCTCCCAGGTCATTGAGCTGGGCTAGAGACACAGCAAAGGGGCCCCCTCCCTCCAGCATGCTGCTATGTACCATGGGGGTGCCTGGGACAGACATGGAGGAGTGGAAGAGCCCCGGTGAGGGCATGGCCACAGGGGAAGTGGGGTTGGTGATGTAGCCAGCATTGCTAGCTCCGCCGCGGGGGGAGTCCAGTGAATCGACTGGGGACAGGGTGACTGAGCTCTCCAGTAGGGCACTCTGCATGTCCAAGGTCAGCTTCTTATTGCGGGCCTTGACTGACTCCTTTAGACTGGCAGCATGTTGGCTTCCCAGGCTAGAACCCTTGGCCCCAGGCCGACGGTTCTTCTTGCCCTGGGGAGTGTTCTTCAGACTAGGCAGGAATGCGCTGGGCGGGCACATGAGAGGAGACAGGGTGTGTCCCCCGGCGAGGTGGTGTCCAGCTCCTCCGTGGCCCTGGGGACTCCTTACTGTGTTGTATTCATCGAGGAGCTGGACTATGTCATGGTGCATACGCTCCTGAGCAATGTCCCTCGGCAACCTGTCCATGTGGTCGGTGATCTCTCTGTTTGCAAAGTGAGCCAGCAACACCTTCACAGCTTCACAGCTGCCCTCACGGGCTGCAAGGAAGAGAGGAGTCTCCTcctgagaagaaaaacaaagcaaaaaaacaaagagagatagCGTTAGATAAAAAACATCACCATTTAAGTCATGATGACACAAAAGATGAACAGCATTCCAAAAGGTGTGGTTGAAATAGAAAGGGTAAGTCGGTACCATACCTTGAGGTCCTGCATATCTTTATTTGCACCGTTCTTCAGCAAGGCAACAGTGGCCTCCACATTGTTAACGGCAGCGGCCCAGTGCAAGGCAGATTTACCTAAAAGAGATGACAAGCACTGAGGTTACACATCAGCATTCTCAGAAGTGAGTATAaccacaaaacagcagcagctgccCCAGAGACCCATTGAGTGAGAAGTGACACACACTTACCCAATTCATCAACAGCATTGACGTCAGCATGGCAAGTGATGAGCTCCTCCACCATGCCCTCCACTGCCAGCCGTGCAGCCAGGATCAGCGCGGTGGAGCCATCGTACATACGAGAGTCCAGATCTGTAGCCCGGGTTCGGATCAGAATCTAGGACGGAGGAACAGATTGTAAGTTAGTGTTAAAGAAGATGAGACCTGCATGTGATGAAAGATATTATAAACATCTCTATCCTCATTGTGGCCTACATACagaatgcgtgtgtgtatacctgGAAGACACCCTGTGCGTCTGCAGCCACCGCGGCGTGTAGCGGAGTACGTCCTGTGTTGTCCTGAGCATTGGCGTCTGCCCCGGCGTCCAGCAGCCTCTTGGCAGCGTCGGCGCGGGCGTAGCGAGCGGCCAAGTGGAGCGCTGTCTCTCCGGTGCGGTCGGTCTGGGCAGCCAGGGAGGCGCCCTGGTAGATGAGGTCGGAGATGATGTTGGCTGAGCACTCCTccgactcctcctcctctgctacCTCAGGCTCCAAGCCGCCTCCGCAGAACGATGCCAGCATCAGAGGAGTAAAACCATCTGGCAGGAGGCGTAACAGGCACGGATCAGTTAAATGTGTCAATGCAAGCACTcaagaaagaataaaaatgtgtggaTGTACAAATCACAATTTCTATCTGAAAATTTGTCAGGTTATTTCGCCACCAACCTGGACCTCGGACATTGACGTCCATGCAATCGCTCTCATATTCTCCTTGAGGCGGGGTGAGGGCCATGGTGGGAGGCACACGGATGTCTGCAGCTGCCAGGTGATGCTGTGTCCACTGCCTGCTGTCCACTGCATCTTCACTATCTGACAAGATACTGGGCTCTTCCACCTGTGCCCACATAATGACAAGATTCTCATTTTCACGCATTATTTAAAATGCAGGCTCAAatgttgttgtaaataaaaCAGCTGACACTTTGGGTAGCCAAAAATTGGGTAGCCAAACCTCTTtcaaatgtgtatatatatatttatgtatataatgtaatacAAACTCATAATTAATAACACTGTAACTGACCTTGAGTCTTTTTGCCTCTGGACAGTCTGTGTCCATCCACTGGTCACTATGGTCTCCTAGGAGAGATTCCTCCACAGTTTTTGGCATGTGTCTGTTTACAGAAATATAAGTTAAACAATGCCAACACAAGGAATCAAAACTTCAACTTCAATGCAATATTTGCATTCAATGCTTTATTTGCATCTGAAACAGTATTCCCAAAGGAATTCAGTCCCAACAATATCATTAGTGTGtgcattttcacaaaaataacTCACTTCATGCCCAGAGCATCCTGGCCCACGGGTTCCCTGCGGTTCTTGTTACTGCTTGGTTCCTTCTTGAGGAAGAAGCCCTCAGGGAACCACAGGGTGCTGTGTTCCCTCTTTCTACGGGCAATCAACATGCCCACCACCAGGATGACAAATAGGAACAGAGAAGCTACGCCCACCAACATCAGCTTGATCCACATAGGCACATTGTTTTCAGGGAGCCTCTCACCTATGGAGAGAGGAAATTCTAAATAATTACACACCTGCCTCTATGAAGGTTGGTATAGTTGTAAGcagtaaaatgtattcattaagttttattcttcttctgaAGGTAGCCCTACTCACCACGGACTTCTTTGATGGGGTAAGGGAAGCGGAGCATCTCCACAGCTGACAGGGCTCCTAGGTAGTCTGCAGCACTGTCAGCTGTAGTAAAACAGTCCTTCGAGCCCTTAGAGCACAGACGGTTGTCTATTTCCAGGTACACTATGGACCTACAGGAACAGCAGAGAAAGGCCAATGTTTAGTGTCAAACAAAATCTACAGGTAAGACCTGAATTTTTACATCCTTGGTATGTCTGACTGACCCGATGACCTCCTGTTGAGGCTGGAGCTCTCGTTTGAGGCGTGCCTCTCGGCGGGTGTAGGGGCGGATCATGGCCTCTCCGTTGTGGTCCAGGCGGAAGCGCAGTGTGGTGCGCAGGATGGCACTTAACTTCTGCAGGAAAGCCGTGCTGGTGCGGAGAAGCTCCTCTGGAGGCAGCAGGACCACTAAGACCAAGACACCATCTGCAAGGACTTCTGGAACCTTCGTTGCGCAGTCCAAGCCGTCCCAGCCACACTCCTCTGTGTTACAGCCCTGGTCACAGCGTCCATCAGCATAGTGGTCGATACAGTAGGTTTCATAGATCGGACTGGAGAAGACACACACGTAGAGTGATCAGCACAAGGTTTCTCAGATATACAGGAAACCAGGATACAGACTGACAGAAACCCTTTTAGCTGTGTAAGAAAAGATGTGAAAGAAACACTTTCGCAAAACAAGGCTGGATTACTCACTTGCAAACTTTCTCCTTGCTCTTGCAGTCAAAGTTGTCATAGAGGCAGTCCGGGTTGTTGCAGGACTCATCACACTGGCTGTTGTTGAAGACGCGCCAGCAGCGGGGGTCTGTGCAACGAGCCCAGGGGTTCACTGCCAGAGAGCAGTCGCCGCCGTCCCAGCGGCAGGGGAATGTGTTGCATTCCTTGTCGCACACGCTGTCATTGGCTTTGTCATGGCATTCTtccagagggcaggaagatgcaGGGGGCACCAgggctctgctgctctgctcacaCCGTTTCCCCGTCCAGCCACTGGGACACTGGCAATGGAAGAATGGGAAGCTGGTCTCTTCGGTGCACAGGCCTCCGTTGCGGCAGGGCTGGGAGGAGCAACCTTCATTACTGCGGTGCTGACACTGGGGCCCGGCATAACCTGTCAGGCAGGTGCAGCGGGCTCCGCGTGTGGTAAGTGCACAGCTGCCTCCGTTGTAGCAGGACAGCTCCCGACATGACATGCTCCTTTCACAGTTAGGCCCAGCATAGCCCTGAAGATACACATCATTCACATACTCAGTATTGGGAACAGTTAACACGCAAACAAACAaagctgaaacacacaaactaaaaaataaatttggCATCTAAACCCTGAATGTGAATGTGCACTTACAAGCTGACAGGTGCAGGTGTATCCCAGTGCCGAGCTGCTGGACACAGAACAGGCCCCTCCATACTGACAGGGCTGAGACTCGCACACACTGAAGCGGCTCTGGCACCTCCGACCTAACAGCAAAATATTAAATGGTATTACAACAACGCATGCACGATCTTGCAGTTCCAGCAATGCCTGCTTCACATTTACAGTCACATTCACACCcagaagctgcccagtacagccagtcttctactgttggcacATCAAGAGTACTTGTTgaggggagagcgttactcatttACCCTATGCTGCCACTTCCCCTTGGGGTAGAATTTAAGCAACatcaccagagagagaggaaaatgcacacacacacaaacacacagagtgcaCATCCAGAGGTCAGGAGAGCCTCCGATTTGTTGTCTTACCAGTGAAGCCAGGCTTGCAGACACACTGGTAGTCGTTGGGCAACTGGATGCAGTCAAGACTGTTGGAGGGACTGCAGGGGCTAGAGAGACACTCATTGATGTCTCCCTCGCACCTCTCTCCGGTGAAGCCAGGGGGACAGTTGCAGCGGTAGCCACCCACTCTATCCACACAGGTACCGTTGTTCAGGCACTTAGGAGGAGCGCCGCGCAGCCTCAGGGGCGGAGCACAGTCATCTTCATTGATTTCACACAGTACACCTTTGGGGAAGAAGATTAATTAAATACTCCCATCCATCCAATACTTTTGACCCTTAAAAAGTAGAGGCTCTTCAGCAATCACCATAGGTTTCTGCTGAACATGTGTTTACATACC encodes:
- the notch3 gene encoding neurogenic locus notch homolog protein 3, with translation MEGNIPWIIFSFLLFIHNCEGFRCVDKYRPCENGGTCIDSSSRCICRPGYIGPLCQHLDPCHRSPCLNGAACKSQVVNSIPQYTCVCQRGFRGQDCSLIDACATSPCANGARCANWNNHYNCSCPPGFQGKNCRNDIDECRKPGVCLNSGLCMNTHGSFRCQCQPGYSGRTCEVSTLPCAPSQCLNGGTCRQTSDHSYECACLPGFEGHNCENNVDDCPGHKCMNGGICVDGVNTYNCQCPPEWTGQYCAEDVNECLMQPNACHNGGTCFNTIGGHTCVCVNGWTGDDCSENIDDCAIAVCFNGATCHDRVASFFCECPVGKTGLLCHLDDACVSNPCNEGAVCDTNPLNGRAICTCPAGFVGGACNQDMDECSIGANPCEHFGKCVNTEGSFQCQCGRGYAGPRCEIDINECLSMPCQNDATCLDRIGEFTCICMPGYMGTYCEMDVDDCESNPCVNDGICRDMVNGFTCTCQPGFTGTMCQIDIDECASTPCQNGAKCYDRPNGYECRCAEGYEGTLCESNINNCQPDPCHHGTCIDGIASYTCNCDAGYTGYRCENQLNECHSNPCQNGGKCVDLVNKYICQCQHGISGINCEINFDDCASNPCDYGICKDGINRYDCVCKPGFTGPKCNVEIDECASSPCRNGGTCVDEENGFHCQCPEGFKPPYCYSQVDECGSSPCVHGSCRDDINGYRCDCEPGWVGKNCDLDRNDCLPSPCQNAGTCIDQLNGFTCKCRQGFRGNLCQVNINECSSSPCLNKGTCVDGVASFTCLCELPYSGPTCAEVLTPCSPNPCANHALCTHTPDYLGYQCNCQPGWQGQLCNIDVNECISNPCKNRGTCTNTLGAFVCSCRAGYTGLTCETDINDCAPNPCLSGGSCTDGVNSFHCSCLPGFTGPRCAVEINECQSSPCKNGGTCTDYVNSYTCTCRPGFTGIHCETNIPDCTESSCFNGGTCTDKINGYSCTCRSGFTGSHCQYEVNECDSQPCLNGGLCQDALESFRCSCPKGYTGNRCQTPVDWCRRSSPCQNGGRCRQKDASFSCECSGGWSGRYCDIPRVSCETAARQRGLQTDELCHHGGHCVNTGNTHYCKCPADYTGSYCESQVDHCEDKPCRNGATCRGYVGGYQCDCMPGYTGENCEMEINECQSHPCQNGGTCIDLVGHYICSCPPGTLGVLCEINEDDCAPPLRLRGAPPKCLNNGTCVDRVGGYRCNCPPGFTGERCEGDINECLSSPCSPSNSLDCIQLPNDYQCVCKPGFTGRRCQSRFSVCESQPCQYGGACSVSSSSALGYTCTCQLGYAGPNCERSMSCRELSCYNGGSCALTTRGARCTCLTGYAGPQCQHRSNEGCSSQPCRNGGLCTEETSFPFFHCQCPSGWTGKRCEQSSRALVPPASSCPLEECHDKANDSVCDKECNTFPCRWDGGDCSLAVNPWARCTDPRCWRVFNNSQCDESCNNPDCLYDNFDCKSKEKVCNPIYETYCIDHYADGRCDQGCNTEECGWDGLDCATKVPEVLADGVLVLVVLLPPEELLRTSTAFLQKLSAILRTTLRFRLDHNGEAMIRPYTRREARLKRELQPQQEVIGSIVYLEIDNRLCSKGSKDCFTTADSAADYLGALSAVEMLRFPYPIKEVRGERLPENNVPMWIKLMLVGVASLFLFVILVVGMLIARRKREHSTLWFPEGFFLKKEPSSNKNRREPVGQDALGMKHMPKTVEESLLGDHSDQWMDTDCPEAKRLKVEEPSILSDSEDAVDSRQWTQHHLAAADIRVPPTMALTPPQGEYESDCMDVNVRGPDGFTPLMLASFCGGGLEPEVAEEEESEECSANIISDLIYQGASLAAQTDRTGETALHLAARYARADAAKRLLDAGADANAQDNTGRTPLHAAVAADAQGVFQILIRTRATDLDSRMYDGSTALILAARLAVEGMVEELITCHADVNAVDELGKSALHWAAAVNNVEATVALLKNGANKDMQDLKEETPLFLAAREGSCEAVKVLLAHFANREITDHMDRLPRDIAQERMHHDIVQLLDEYNTVRSPQGHGGAGHHLAGGHTLSPLMCPPSAFLPSLKNTPQGKKNRRPGAKGSSLGSQHAASLKESVKARNKKLTLDMQSALLESSVTLSPVDSLDSPRGGASNAGYITNPTSPVAMPSPGLFHSSMSVPGTPMVHSSMLEGGGPFAVSLAQLNDLGDGGMSLQGRVSMASAVNHGYVLSSGQMGLNMGMVSPVSVPFDWHSRMAPSSQCGQQVVNLVQSSQAGMHPQSPAMQQSMLMHQQQMYRNSMLQPTPVTSTPTISPVKLPSIAEQQQQQQQLINHSMTSQQSMARMGTSTPPTPQTSQPPPAFFQQQQQVPQQPPQPQPVAQPPQAATPAAQPAQAPPSQASSSTAGLEDYPTPPSQHSYSSALDATPKHYLHLPSEHPYLTPSPESPEPWSSPSPHCVSDWSDSTPSPAVAGPAQTQIPHVPEANGKMQVFA